One Microbacterium sp. No. 7 genomic window carries:
- a CDS encoding tyrosine recombinase XerC, whose translation MDLGTANAGPTLSAAAERFCAHSAQVRRLADATVRAYRSDLADLVAATGDLPVGEVGLEHLRDWLWRATQRGDARSTLARRAAAVRGFFSWARETGLIEADPSVRLVAPKRGRTLPTVASARTMAAVLDGAREAASQGDPLALRDAAIVELLYGAAVRVSEVCGLDLDDLDRSAHTVRVVGKGSKERVVPYGTPAARAVDAYLSRARPVLAARGTGGPALFLGARGARLGPRAAYDVVSRLLGPEIGAEHVGPHALRHSAATHLLDGGADLRAVQEMLGHASLGTTQIYTHVSVDKLTAAYRLAHPRA comes from the coding sequence ATGGATCTCGGGACCGCGAACGCCGGGCCGACGCTGTCGGCCGCGGCGGAGCGGTTCTGCGCGCACAGCGCGCAGGTGCGCCGCCTCGCGGACGCGACCGTGCGGGCGTACCGGTCGGACCTCGCCGACCTCGTCGCCGCGACCGGCGACCTGCCCGTCGGAGAGGTCGGCCTGGAGCACCTGCGCGACTGGCTGTGGCGCGCCACGCAGCGCGGCGACGCGCGATCCACCCTGGCGCGCCGCGCGGCCGCCGTGCGCGGCTTCTTCTCCTGGGCACGGGAGACCGGACTGATCGAGGCCGACCCGAGCGTGCGGCTCGTCGCTCCAAAGCGCGGGCGCACGCTGCCCACGGTCGCGTCGGCGCGCACGATGGCCGCCGTGCTCGACGGTGCGCGGGAGGCGGCGTCTCAGGGCGATCCCCTGGCGCTGCGCGACGCCGCGATCGTGGAGCTGCTCTACGGCGCGGCCGTGCGGGTCTCGGAGGTCTGCGGACTCGACCTCGACGACCTCGACCGGAGCGCGCACACCGTGCGCGTCGTGGGCAAGGGCAGCAAGGAGCGCGTCGTCCCCTACGGCACGCCGGCCGCCCGCGCCGTCGACGCCTATCTCTCCCGCGCGCGCCCCGTGCTCGCGGCGCGCGGCACGGGCGGGCCCGCGCTCTTCCTGGGCGCGCGCGGTGCGCGCCTCGGCCCGCGCGCCGCGTACGACGTCGTCTCGCGCCTGCTGGGGCCGGAGATCGGCGCCGAGCACGTGGGCCCGCACGCCCTCCGGCACTCGGCGGCGACCCACCTGCTCGACGGCGGGGCCGATCTGCGCGCGGTGCAGGAGATGCTGGGCCACGCCAGCCTCGGGACGACGCAGATCTACACGCACGTGTCGGTCGACAAGCTCACGGCGGCATACCGGCTGGCGCACCCGCGCGCGTGA
- a CDS encoding DUF6325 family protein, producing the protein MATTTYCGPIDVLVVSVSDPEHLRAGVGALLDRVTAGLIEILDVELIALGDDGGARRMPMDEVPAGGALAAFAGAETDILAPEDLDAIADALQPGDSALAVVYEERSMAAVVEEWTGAGARLLWSNAVEIDEIARQIEED; encoded by the coding sequence ATGGCGACGACGACCTACTGCGGACCGATCGACGTGCTCGTCGTGTCGGTCTCCGACCCGGAGCACCTGCGCGCGGGCGTGGGGGCGCTCCTCGACCGCGTGACGGCCGGGCTCATCGAGATCCTCGATGTCGAGCTGATCGCGCTCGGCGACGACGGCGGCGCCCGGCGCATGCCGATGGACGAGGTGCCGGCCGGCGGGGCGCTGGCCGCGTTCGCGGGCGCCGAGACCGACATCCTCGCTCCCGAGGACCTCGACGCGATCGCCGACGCGCTCCAGCCGGGCGACTCCGCGCTCGCGGTCGTCTACGAGGAGCGCAGCATGGCCGCGGTCGTCGAGGAGTGGACCGGCGCGGGAGCCCGGCTGCTGTGGTCGAACGCCGTGGAGATCGACGAGATCGCACGACAGATCGAGGAGGACTGA
- a CDS encoding SHOCT domain-containing protein → MGLLRTAARAAVATRVVGSVHRRQQQQWAAQDAMAQQAAQAAQPVAPAPVAAAAPAPEPVAPVPPAPAASTPAPSLLDQLTQLGALRDSGVLTEQEFAAQKQRILAGG, encoded by the coding sequence ATGGGACTGCTCCGTACCGCCGCTCGCGCGGCCGTGGCGACGCGCGTCGTGGGCAGCGTCCACCGGCGTCAGCAGCAGCAGTGGGCCGCGCAGGACGCGATGGCGCAGCAGGCGGCGCAGGCCGCTCAGCCGGTCGCCCCCGCGCCGGTCGCGGCCGCGGCGCCCGCCCCTGAACCGGTCGCCCCTGTGCCGCCCGCCCCTGCCGCGAGCACTCCCGCTCCCTCCCTGCTCGATCAGCTGACGCAGCTGGGAGCCCTGCGCGACAGCGGGGTGCTCACCGAGCAGGAGTTCGCGGCGCAGAAGCAGCGCATTCTCGCGGGCGGCTGA